From Candidatus Nanohalococcus occultus:
GATTCGATCGCTACGTCTCTAAGCTTTTCCTGTAATCTCTCTGCGTCTTCTGGCAGTAAACCCGGCACTCTTACATCTGCGCCTCTCGTACCGGCAGTATAGACCACTACCTTGGAAAGACCTGCGATTCGATCGATAACTCCGCGTTGAGCGTCAACGTGCTGTATACGGACGAAAGGAACCATCGAACTCACTTTCTTGAAGACTCCGTGTTCGAGGTAAAGGTGATCTTCACGCACCTGGTAGTTCCAGGCATCATACCGTTTTTTCATGTAAATACCTCCCAGGAGACCAATGGCTATAATCACTGCTGGCGGCCATAGGACCCAGGTAGAGATCTGATTGTAGGCGGCGTACGGTATCAAAATCAATGTGGCTCCGACTAACAGGACGAAAAGCGCTACTTCCAGCCTCCAAACCGTTAGAAGTCTTTTCTCCGGTTTATTCATTTTCTCGCTCATAAAAACAAGTTTCAACCGTGTTTTCTTTAAATTAATCCCCCAAAACCATGTCCTAGACCACACAGTTTTCTGACGTTCAAAATAAAAGAGAAAGTTACAGAGCAGGCGAAGGAAATGGCGTTTAAGCCATATCCATTATCGAGTAGAACGTAATTCCGGCGCCCGCAAGCAGCAAAATCACTCCTTGTATGTCCGCGGGTACCAAAGCCGGCACGTTGAAACCAAGCTCGACTTGTGGCGCAAACGTTCCTTCATTCGTGATAAGTGTCAAAGCACCCAGTAGCTCCAGTACGGCACCTACAGGGAACAAAAGCGTCTTGTTCATACGTAAAACAAATCCAAAACACCTTATAAGATTATCCTTTACCCATAGGGTTCGTTACAACTATTTTGTGCCTAGTTAAGTCCGCCCGGATCTGACGCGGTTTTCTACCGGCCGAGCAGATACAAATTATTAAGCCGTAAGGCAGAACTGTTTAGTTGATGGCGATGAGTTCTCAAGAGACGATGTTAAGTGATTTGAGCGGTTTCGAGTTTGAAGAGCTTATGATGGATGTTTTCCGAAATCTGGGGTATGAAAACATCAGAAATCCTGGTAAGACGGGTGATGAAGGCCGAGATATTATAATGGAAAAGACTGTTGACGGAGTCAGGAAAACCTTCATCGTGGAGTGTAAGAACCTTTCTTCCCACGTTGGACGGCCTGTAGTCCAGAAGCTTCATTCAGCTGTAGCTACCTTCGATACGGAAAATCAGAAGGTCGGAATGATTGTGACAACGAACAGGTTCTCTGCGGCCGCAAAGGAGTATGCGGAAAAATCAGATGTACGTCTCTGGGATGGGAAAAAGATCAGAGAGATCGCAGAGGATATCGGCCTTGATCTTTACAACGGCGAGATCGAAATCGTCTGTAACCGGACGCTGCCCGTACCGGAGAAACGGAGTATAGTGGAAGAAAAGATAA
This genomic window contains:
- a CDS encoding PH domain-containing protein, coding for MSEKMNKPEKRLLTVWRLEVALFVLLVGATLILIPYAAYNQISTWVLWPPAVIIAIGLLGGIYMKKRYDAWNYQVREDHLYLEHGVFKKVSSMVPFVRIQHVDAQRGVIDRIAGLSKVVVYTAGTRGADVRVPGLLPEDAERLQEKLRDVAIESEDRDAV